A single genomic interval of Clostridium facile harbors:
- a CDS encoding energy-coupled thiamine transporter ThiT: MFFNTAKSVPISKNHMNRRITMKKLFSVKLTVKNMAYMALLLAMQVVLTYVDNVIPEMPQGGSWISFAIIPIFLTSYLMGVGYGVIVGCLGAIMQFILGLAKYFGPWSVLLDYLLPLAVCGLAALLPNIKLKKREICIGVVLSMVLKFLSHYLSGALLFASSAPEGQNPFWYSFYYNLPYNAITLVSSIIIVSLIYPPLKKAIKL, translated from the coding sequence TTGTTTTTTAATACAGCAAAATCTGTTCCGATTTCAAAAAATCATATGAACAGGAGAATTACTATGAAAAAACTCTTTTCTGTCAAATTAACTGTTAAAAATATGGCTTATATGGCGCTACTTTTAGCAATGCAAGTAGTGCTAACCTATGTAGACAATGTTATTCCAGAAATGCCACAAGGCGGTTCCTGGATATCATTTGCAATCATTCCAATCTTTTTAACCAGTTATTTAATGGGGGTTGGCTATGGAGTTATCGTTGGTTGTTTAGGTGCCATAATGCAATTTATTTTAGGATTAGCAAAATATTTTGGCCCTTGGTCTGTATTGTTGGATTACTTGCTTCCATTAGCTGTTTGTGGCTTAGCTGCCCTTTTACCAAATATTAAATTAAAAAAACGGGAAATATGTATCGGAGTAGTATTATCAATGGTTTTAAAATTTTTAAGCCATTACCTTTCTGGCGCGTTGCTTTTTGCTAGCTCTGCTCCAGAAGGACAAAATCCATTTTGGTATTCGTTTTATTATAACCTTCCTTACAATGCTATTACATTAGTTTCCAGTATTATTATTGTATCCTTGATTTATCCTCCGCTTAAAAAAGCAATTAAATTATAA
- the nth gene encoding endonuclease III: MTKKDRALKAVELLKQRYPDAICSLTYQHPYQLLLATRLSAQCTDARVNIVTKDLFEQYPTMESIAQADVNDIIAIVKPCGLGNTKGKDLVGICQKLISDYHGELPDSIEELTKLPGVGRKTANLIMGDVFHKPAVVTDTHLIRISNRLGLVSVKEPKKVEMELRKILPPEESSDFCHRTVLFGRDVCKARGPKCEGCDLAEICKSAGKTG, from the coding sequence ATGACAAAAAAAGACCGTGCGTTAAAAGCAGTGGAATTATTAAAACAACGGTATCCAGACGCTATTTGTTCCTTAACATACCAGCATCCTTATCAGCTCTTATTAGCAACCCGGCTTTCTGCCCAATGCACCGATGCAAGAGTAAATATTGTAACAAAAGATTTATTTGAACAATATCCCACCATGGAATCCATTGCTCAAGCGGATGTAAATGATATTATAGCGATTGTCAAACCCTGCGGATTGGGAAATACAAAAGGAAAAGATTTGGTAGGAATTTGTCAAAAATTAATCAGCGATTATCATGGCGAATTGCCCGATTCTATTGAAGAACTTACAAAATTACCAGGGGTAGGAAGAAAAACGGCAAACCTAATTATGGGGGATGTTTTCCATAAACCTGCTGTTGTAACCGATACCCATCTAATCCGTATTTCCAATCGTTTGGGGCTAGTTTCAGTAAAAGAACCAAAAAAGGTAGAAATGGAACTACGCAAAATACTGCCACCAGAGGAAAGCAGTGATTTTTGCCACCGTACAGTATTATTTGGGCGGGATGTTTGTAAAGCACGGGGACCAAAATGTGAAGGCTGTGACTTAGCCGAAATTTGTAAATCTGCTGGGAAAACAGGTTAA
- the trxB gene encoding thioredoxin-disulfide reductase yields MNSNYDIVIIGAGTAGLSAAIYGVRAGLSVLVVENQMHGGQIINTPDIVNYPGIEKISGYEFANQLYQHATNLGAKIIYEEISDLNLLGRIKTITAGTQTYYAKTVIIATGAKHRDLGCSGEEEWKGRGVSYCAICDGNFFQGQDVCVVGGGNTALEDALYLSKFCRTVHLIHRSKQFKASPMYVQQAQNTNNIVFHLEYEVTKISGTDQVQQVMISHKGQEETLSVVGVFVAIGSQPNNGMFSRWVEMDKYGYIVAGEDCKTNIPGVFVAGDTRTKKVRQLVTAAADGAVAATGCANFISHSFF; encoded by the coding sequence TTGAATTCTAACTATGATATTGTGATTATTGGAGCAGGTACAGCGGGGCTTTCTGCCGCTATTTATGGTGTGCGTGCAGGCCTTTCCGTTTTAGTGGTTGAAAACCAGATGCACGGAGGACAAATTATTAATACACCGGATATTGTAAACTATCCTGGAATTGAAAAAATATCTGGGTATGAGTTTGCAAACCAACTATACCAACATGCAACTAATTTAGGGGCAAAAATTATTTATGAAGAGATTTCCGACCTTAATTTATTGGGGAGAATAAAAACGATTACTGCTGGTACTCAAACTTATTATGCGAAAACAGTTATTATTGCAACCGGAGCAAAACACCGGGATTTAGGTTGTTCTGGAGAAGAAGAATGGAAAGGTAGAGGGGTTTCCTATTGTGCTATTTGTGACGGAAACTTTTTTCAGGGACAGGACGTGTGTGTCGTAGGGGGTGGCAATACCGCTTTAGAGGATGCTCTATATTTATCGAAATTTTGCCGTACTGTACATTTAATCCATCGTAGCAAACAGTTCAAAGCAAGCCCTATGTATGTACAGCAAGCACAAAATACCAATAATATTGTATTCCATCTAGAATATGAAGTTACAAAGATTTCGGGAACGGATCAAGTGCAGCAGGTAATGATTTCCCATAAAGGGCAGGAAGAAACCCTTTCAGTAGTAGGTGTATTTGTAGCAATTGGTTCTCAACCAAACAATGGAATGTTTTCCCGCTGGGTTGAGATGGACAAGTATGGCTATATTGTGGCAGGGGAAGATTGTAAGACCAATATTCCAGGCGTTTTTGTGGCAGGGGATACTCGTACCAAAAAAGTACGTCAGTTAGTTACTGCGGCAGCTGATGGAGCAGTAGCAGCAACTGGATGCGCAAACTTCATTAGCCATTCATTTTTTTAA
- a CDS encoding GNAT family N-acetyltransferase, producing MAVLRTKRLLLRPMVKGDLDDFYEYCSQPEVGPKAGWLPHQSKKESYKIMKKIFLNQESVWGIIFPEKNKLIGTIGLVPDISRNFPNSRMIGYSLSKTYWGNGYMTESVLAVLYYGFSVMGLDLISANCYPDNPASKRVLEKSGFYYEGYLRMAEQVSPTDIKDHLCFSILKEEYINKKE from the coding sequence ATGGCTGTATTACGTACAAAAAGATTGTTGTTGCGTCCAATGGTAAAGGGAGATTTGGATGATTTTTATGAATATTGCAGTCAACCGGAAGTAGGACCAAAAGCCGGATGGCTACCCCATCAAAGCAAAAAAGAGAGCTATAAAATTATGAAAAAAATTTTTTTAAACCAGGAATCAGTATGGGGGATTATCTTTCCGGAAAAGAATAAATTGATTGGTACGATTGGGTTGGTTCCGGATATAAGCCGGAATTTTCCGAACAGTAGGATGATAGGATATTCCCTAAGTAAGACTTACTGGGGCAATGGTTATATGACGGAAAGTGTACTGGCTGTATTATACTACGGCTTTTCGGTCATGGGATTGGATTTGATTTCTGCCAATTGTTATCCAGATAATCCTGCTTCAAAACGTGTTTTAGAGAAATCTGGATTTTATTATGAGGGGTATTTACGTATGGCAGAGCAAGTTTCCCCAACTGATATAAAAGACCACCTGTGTTTTTCAATATTAAAAGAAGAATACATCAATAAGAAAGAATGA
- a CDS encoding alpha/beta hydrolase, translated as MNRRIPLEKAAKQICIENSNPPFIFQLPPEQGRKILDKVQDTPIYKFPAHITKLEVNAGYWGKINVYLIVPEELLDPANVILYLHGAGWVFGNLHTHEKLVRELAARTRSVVVFPEYNRAPEAKYPIAIEQCYATLCQLTQITEQVHIKMNPNTLTVAGDSAGGNLAIAMTILAKRRNGPKIQKQLLYYPVTNARFDTSTYQKFACGYYLYRTGMKWFWNQYANFESDRKETTASPLRSTIAELKGLPTAMIINGEADVLRDDGEGYAKKLRIAGVEVTSIRIQGTIHDFVMLNALDQTDACRTAMDASTAWINRKNCENN; from the coding sequence ATGAACCGGCGTATACCATTAGAAAAAGCTGCTAAACAGATTTGCATAGAAAATTCCAATCCACCATTTATTTTCCAGCTTCCACCTGAACAAGGAAGAAAAATTTTGGATAAAGTACAGGATACCCCTATATATAAATTTCCTGCTCATATTACAAAACTGGAAGTAAATGCTGGATATTGGGGAAAAATTAACGTTTACCTTATTGTGCCTGAGGAACTTTTGGATCCCGCAAATGTCATTTTATATTTACATGGCGCTGGATGGGTATTTGGCAATCTACATACTCATGAAAAACTCGTGCGGGAATTAGCAGCACGAACCCGTTCAGTTGTTGTGTTTCCAGAATACAATCGAGCCCCTGAAGCGAAATATCCAATTGCCATAGAGCAATGCTATGCTACCTTATGCCAATTAACCCAAATTACGGAACAGGTTCATATCAAGATGAACCCTAATACACTGACTGTAGCTGGAGATAGCGCAGGAGGAAATTTAGCTATTGCTATGACAATCTTAGCAAAGCGACGGAACGGTCCAAAGATACAAAAACAACTATTGTATTACCCGGTGACAAATGCCCGTTTCGATACTAGTACATATCAAAAATTTGCCTGTGGCTATTATCTTTACCGTACTGGTATGAAATGGTTTTGGAACCAATACGCAAATTTTGAATCAGACCGAAAAGAAACTACAGCATCCCCTTTACGATCGACTATTGCGGAATTGAAAGGCCTTCCAACCGCAATGATAATCAATGGGGAAGCAGATGTTTTGCGGGATGATGGCGAAGGATATGCGAAAAAACTTCGGATTGCCGGAGTAGAGGTAACCTCCATTCGGATACAGGGTACGATTCATGACTTTGTGATGTTAAATGCCTTGGACCAGACTGATGCCTGTCGCACCGCAATGGATGCGTCTACTGCTTGGATTAATCGGAAAAATTGTGAAAACAATTGA
- a CDS encoding N-6 DNA methylase, which produces MNLNYLSAIYASYLEQNHKENALCGNIPEQVTELLLFPLNPIKEILNPYYGTNKIIAQTSFYWRQLEQGTEMRIESWNPKTETIFCCNMKSDQLEIKNIPLTEWMQGVTETFDYVMLNPPFGYSNIEKKKERLENLFLSHALNCLKEGGFCTAFLPNGFLGRQSSDNIQLRKNISLNHHLQSIILLPKSILSTSEIFTSVLYFSKTAPAKKISLYDFRNKKNINSFLKLYRSSEPNWQLEQQELEEHQYCFLPEEYIPSKSFDFEEIPSRKKSLHALWSELQKNQDSRLYEDHYGQTSIFNTAKCVSTRKGQLKKLIQTGYGLLECELLLYCGYIQPTKEMGKSLAHLKTGDLCPTDHKNGKYPCYGAGGIYGSTNTCNIPQSTGIVIGRVGNFCGNVYWTWQPGFLSNNAIWVEPDREKVIPDFLFLLLYSAHFQNKRRGGGQQYITQSMIQNQIFYLPTLSQQADFLAQHQTLLEQIHFYEQELGQLELTE; this is translated from the coding sequence TTGAACTTAAATTATTTATCCGCTATCTATGCATCTTATTTAGAGCAGAATCATAAAGAGAACGCCCTCTGTGGAAATATTCCTGAGCAGGTTACGGAATTACTACTATTTCCATTAAATCCGATAAAAGAGATTTTAAATCCATACTACGGAACTAACAAAATAATAGCCCAAACTTCATTTTATTGGAGGCAGTTAGAGCAAGGTACTGAGATGAGGATAGAAAGCTGGAATCCAAAAACGGAAACAATTTTTTGTTGCAATATGAAATCGGATCAACTGGAAATCAAAAACATCCCTTTAACAGAATGGATGCAAGGCGTAACAGAAACTTTTGATTACGTTATGTTAAACCCTCCATTTGGTTATTCTAATATTGAAAAAAAGAAAGAACGTTTGGAAAATCTGTTTTTATCTCATGCGTTAAATTGTCTAAAAGAGGGTGGATTCTGTACTGCTTTTCTCCCCAACGGATTTTTAGGGCGTCAATCTTCTGATAATATCCAGCTTAGAAAAAATATTTCGTTAAATCACCATTTGCAATCTATCATTTTATTGCCGAAATCAATCCTTTCTACTTCTGAAATTTTTACTTCTGTTTTATATTTTTCCAAAACAGCGCCAGCTAAGAAGATTTCGTTATACGATTTCCGTAATAAAAAGAATATAAACAGTTTTCTCAAATTATATCGTTCTTCGGAACCAAACTGGCAATTAGAACAACAAGAATTAGAAGAACACCAATATTGTTTTCTCCCAGAAGAGTATATCCCTTCAAAATCGTTTGACTTTGAGGAAATTCCATCCCGAAAAAAATCTTTACACGCATTATGGAGCGAACTACAAAAAAATCAGGATTCTCGTTTATACGAAGATCATTACGGTCAAACCAGTATCTTCAATACTGCCAAGTGTGTTTCCACCAGAAAAGGCCAATTGAAAAAATTAATTCAAACTGGCTATGGCCTTTTAGAATGTGAATTGTTGCTCTATTGTGGGTATATCCAGCCTACCAAAGAAATGGGAAAATCACTAGCCCATTTAAAAACAGGGGATTTATGTCCTACTGACCATAAAAATGGAAAATATCCCTGCTATGGCGCTGGTGGGATCTATGGCAGTACAAATACTTGTAATATTCCGCAAAGTACCGGAATTGTTATCGGTCGTGTAGGGAACTTTTGTGGAAACGTGTATTGGACTTGGCAGCCAGGATTCCTTTCCAATAATGCCATTTGGGTAGAACCAGACCGAGAAAAAGTGATACCGGATTTCCTTTTTTTGTTATTGTACTCCGCCCATTTTCAAAACAAAAGACGTGGTGGAGGACAACAATACATTACCCAATCTATGATTCAAAATCAAATTTTTTATTTACCAACCCTTTCCCAACAGGCAGATTTTTTGGCGCAACATCAAACTTTATTAGAGCAAATTCACTTTTATGAACAGGAGTTAGGGCAGTTAGAACTTACAGAATAA
- a CDS encoding ZIP family metal transporter — MNTAITWAAIGTGFTFLMTTLGSALVFFFKNAINPKIQRIFLGFAAGVMIAASVWSLLIPAIDQAEASGVPGWLPAAGGFILGIAFLMLMDTLLPHLHPGSVSPEGHSSSWKRTTLLVMAVTLHNIPEGMAVGLSFALAAQNDPSASISAAMALALGIGIQNFPEGAAISLPLRQEGVSRIRSFVYGSLSGIVEPIFGILVVLVAGFLQPVMPWLLSFAAGAMVYVVVEELIPEAHLGEHSNVGTLGVMGGFLVMMILDVALG; from the coding sequence ATGAATACTGCGATTACATGGGCTGCTATCGGCACAGGTTTTACCTTTTTAATGACAACATTAGGTTCGGCATTGGTATTTTTCTTTAAAAACGCAATTAATCCTAAAATACAACGGATTTTTCTTGGTTTTGCCGCTGGAGTAATGATAGCGGCATCTGTATGGAGTTTGTTAATACCCGCAATTGATCAAGCGGAAGCTTCGGGTGTTCCCGGCTGGCTACCTGCTGCTGGTGGTTTTATTTTAGGAATTGCCTTTTTAATGTTAATGGATACCTTGCTTCCTCATCTACATCCAGGCTCTGTTTCTCCAGAGGGGCATTCTTCTTCCTGGAAAAGAACCACCTTGTTGGTAATGGCAGTTACTTTACATAATATTCCAGAAGGAATGGCTGTTGGATTATCCTTTGCGTTAGCCGCACAAAATGATCCTTCCGCTTCCATTTCAGCAGCAATGGCCTTAGCCTTGGGAATTGGAATTCAAAATTTTCCAGAAGGCGCCGCCATTTCGTTACCGTTACGTCAGGAAGGAGTTTCTAGAATCAGGTCATTTGTATACGGAAGCCTATCCGGCATTGTAGAACCGATTTTCGGAATCTTAGTTGTGTTGGTAGCGGGATTTTTACAGCCTGTTATGCCTTGGTTATTAAGCTTTGCAGCCGGTGCAATGGTATATGTTGTTGTAGAAGAATTGATTCCCGAAGCGCATTTGGGAGAACACTCCAATGTTGGAACCCTAGGTGTTATGGGTGGATTCCTTGTGATGATGATTTTAGATGTTGCGTTGGGATAA
- a CDS encoding ferritin — protein MLNQKVVALLNDQVNKEFFSAYLYLDFSNFYEDKGLEGFANWYKVQAQEERDHAMLFYQYLQNNNEKVQLEAIAKPDQTLVELMDPLKAGLQHEEYVTGLIYNIYAAAQEVHDFRTMQFLDWFIKEQGEEETNAHDLITKMDLFGNDPKSLYMLDNELKSRVYAAPSLVL, from the coding sequence ATGTTAAACCAAAAAGTAGTAGCATTATTAAATGACCAGGTGAATAAAGAGTTTTTTTCCGCTTATTTGTACTTAGATTTTTCTAATTTTTATGAGGATAAAGGATTAGAAGGATTTGCTAATTGGTATAAAGTACAGGCACAAGAAGAAAGAGACCATGCCATGCTGTTTTATCAATACCTGCAGAATAACAACGAAAAGGTTCAATTAGAGGCAATTGCGAAGCCCGATCAAACTTTAGTTGAATTAATGGATCCATTAAAAGCAGGATTACAACATGAAGAATATGTAACAGGTTTAATTTACAATATATACGCTGCGGCGCAAGAGGTACATGATTTCCGCACCATGCAGTTTTTAGATTGGTTTATTAAAGAACAAGGCGAAGAAGAAACCAATGCCCATGATTTAATTACAAAAATGGATTTATTTGGAAATGATCCAAAAAGCCTTTATATGCTGGATAATGAATTAAAATCCCGTGTATACGCAGCGCCTTCCTTGGTATTATAA
- a CDS encoding GNAT family N-acetyltransferase, with translation MELEIRKLRKKDAKKAIEFAIVGMHFNWYMDNKLLLNLYGRYFWYLEVTRATQIIAVYAGDQLAGILLAEIKGEHKKYSSFWKSCYIKAFHLLQNLFVKGGVDVYDQANKEMFLQYCHNNNPDGEIIFLAANPNIKAKGIGSILLAELERREKGKKLYLYTDNACTYQFYEHRGFECVGKKQIVLKLGYKRVPLQCFLYSKTIGK, from the coding sequence ATGGAACTTGAAATTAGAAAACTGAGAAAAAAGGACGCTAAAAAAGCGATTGAATTTGCTATTGTGGGTATGCATTTTAATTGGTACATGGACAACAAATTATTACTAAATTTGTATGGACGATACTTTTGGTATTTAGAAGTGACCCGTGCCACACAGATCATTGCTGTATACGCAGGAGACCAATTAGCTGGGATATTGCTTGCGGAAATAAAAGGAGAACACAAAAAATACTCTTCATTTTGGAAATCGTGTTATATTAAGGCCTTCCATCTTTTACAAAATCTTTTTGTAAAAGGCGGTGTGGATGTTTATGATCAGGCAAATAAAGAAATGTTTTTGCAGTATTGCCATAATAACAATCCAGATGGTGAGATTATCTTCCTGGCGGCAAACCCGAACATAAAAGCCAAAGGTATTGGTAGCATTCTACTCGCTGAATTAGAACGCAGGGAAAAAGGGAAAAAATTATATTTATATACTGACAACGCCTGCACTTATCAATTTTATGAACACAGAGGATTTGAATGTGTTGGAAAAAAACAAATTGTGTTAAAATTAGGATACAAAAGGGTACCACTCCAATGTTTTTTATATAGTAAAACTATTGGTAAATAG
- a CDS encoding M15 family metallopeptidase: protein MSQYPSRPPKKKKKNNSSKIFWPIAMVITVCVAVYFIGANYLIHNLDQKLDIQTSSQSSQNDQSSKTQQSESNSTKDTQDWKLTLVNQNNLIPENYTIEVTELNNGQAIDKRAYPYLQEMMDDARAAGLSPIICSSYRSMEKQTRLFDEQVKGLQNQGKDYVDAVAEAKTAVAYPGTSEHQLGLAVDIVSEDYQLLDEKQEETPEYIWLSKNCSKYGFIVRYPNGKTDITGVIYEPWHFRYVGKEAAQEIMSKGICLEEYLEGSSSSSSAKS, encoded by the coding sequence GTGAGTCAATATCCTAGCCGTCCCCCAAAGAAAAAGAAAAAAAATAATAGCTCTAAAATTTTTTGGCCTATTGCAATGGTCATTACTGTTTGCGTCGCCGTATATTTTATTGGGGCCAACTATCTAATTCATAATTTAGACCAAAAATTGGATATCCAAACATCCAGCCAGTCCTCCCAAAATGACCAATCATCCAAGACACAACAATCGGAATCCAATTCTACCAAAGATACCCAAGATTGGAAGCTGACTCTCGTAAACCAAAACAATTTAATTCCAGAAAACTATACAATAGAAGTAACCGAATTAAATAATGGACAAGCTATTGATAAACGCGCCTACCCTTATTTACAGGAAATGATGGACGATGCTCGAGCAGCGGGATTATCCCCTATCATCTGTTCTTCCTACCGCAGTATGGAAAAGCAAACCCGACTGTTTGACGAACAGGTAAAAGGCTTACAAAACCAAGGAAAAGATTATGTAGACGCAGTAGCGGAAGCGAAAACAGCTGTTGCCTATCCTGGCACCAGTGAACATCAATTGGGGTTAGCGGTAGATATTGTTTCAGAAGATTATCAATTATTGGATGAAAAGCAGGAAGAAACCCCAGAATATATCTGGCTATCCAAAAATTGCAGTAAATATGGGTTTATTGTCCGGTATCCAAACGGAAAAACTGATATTACAGGCGTTATTTATGAGCCATGGCACTTCCGTTATGTTGGAAAAGAAGCTGCACAGGAAATTATGAGCAAAGGAATCTGCTTAGAAGAATACTTGGAAGGTTCCTCTTCTTCCAGCTCAGCGAAAAGCTAA
- a CDS encoding MATE family efflux transporter has protein sequence MDTKQEFMRTKPVFRMLVSMAVPMMLSMFIQSLYNIVDSIYVAKLGTDALTAVSLAFPLQNALLSVSVGIGVGINSAIAINLGAKKYENANKAATIGMFLSLIHCVLFVIFGLLITHPFLSMFTKDAQTMQWASQYTYIVLCCSFGQLLQIAMEKTFQAIGDMTTTMLLMGSGCIINIILDPIFIFVLKMEVAGAAVATVIGQICAFFLYIIVYKKKRISVQIHRKYLCFDKAIIKQIYFVGIPSSIMLALPSVLVGILNGILAQFNQVYVAVLGIYFKLQTFIYMPASGVVQGMRPIVSYNYGAGEIHRVKKTVNYSLLIVAVIMLIGTIGALAFPQQILTIFNSDSKLIEYGVVALQVISLGFLVSSVGVVYSGTFEALGKGKESLTISLLRQFVIIIPLGFLLSQWIGPLGIWISFPISECIATVVAYILLRCTYRKYESQNSSLS, from the coding sequence GTGGATACAAAACAGGAATTTATGCGGACAAAGCCTGTTTTTCGAATGTTAGTTTCTATGGCAGTTCCGATGATGCTCTCCATGTTTATCCAATCATTGTATAATATTGTGGATAGTATTTATGTAGCAAAGCTAGGGACGGATGCCTTAACAGCTGTTTCGCTGGCGTTTCCTTTACAAAATGCACTACTTTCTGTCTCAGTTGGTATTGGTGTGGGGATTAACTCAGCCATCGCGATAAACCTGGGAGCGAAAAAATATGAGAATGCCAATAAGGCCGCGACAATTGGAATGTTTTTATCACTAATCCATTGTGTCTTATTTGTTATTTTTGGCTTATTGATTACCCATCCATTTTTAAGTATGTTTACAAAAGATGCCCAAACTATGCAATGGGCAAGCCAGTATACCTATATTGTATTATGTTGCTCCTTTGGGCAATTACTGCAAATTGCGATGGAAAAGACTTTCCAGGCAATTGGGGATATGACAACTACCATGCTTTTAATGGGAAGTGGATGTATTATCAATATTATTTTAGATCCAATTTTTATTTTTGTGCTTAAAATGGAAGTAGCTGGTGCTGCAGTTGCTACTGTTATTGGGCAAATTTGCGCTTTCTTTTTATATATTATAGTTTATAAAAAGAAAAGAATTAGTGTGCAAATTCATAGAAAATATCTGTGTTTTGACAAAGCGATTATAAAACAGATTTATTTTGTAGGGATTCCTTCTTCGATTATGTTGGCATTGCCATCGGTTTTGGTGGGAATATTAAATGGGATTTTGGCGCAGTTTAACCAAGTATATGTTGCTGTATTGGGGATTTATTTTAAATTGCAAACGTTTATTTATATGCCTGCTAGCGGTGTTGTACAGGGGATGCGTCCAATTGTTAGCTATAATTATGGCGCAGGAGAAATCCATCGTGTCAAGAAAACCGTCAATTACAGTTTGTTGATTGTTGCCGTTATTATGCTGATTGGAACAATAGGGGCATTGGCTTTTCCACAACAGATTTTAACTATTTTTAATTCCGATTCAAAACTAATCGAATATGGTGTGGTTGCGTTGCAAGTAATCAGCCTTGGATTTCTTGTTTCTTCTGTTGGGGTGGTATATTCTGGTACTTTTGAAGCTTTGGGAAAAGGAAAAGAGTCTCTTACTATTTCGTTATTACGTCAATTTGTGATTATTATTCCACTAGGATTTCTGTTATCCCAATGGATAGGGCCTTTAGGAATCTGGATTTCTTTCCCAATATCGGAATGTATCGCTACAGTTGTAGCTTATATTTTATTAAGATGTACTTATCGGAAATACGAATCACAAAATAGCAGCTTATCTTAA
- the spoIIID gene encoding sporulation transcriptional regulator SpoIIID has translation MNINTDDRCVLLGRYIAEHRATVRTTAKVFGISKSTVHKDVSENLKKVNPQLYKQVKKILEINKQERHIRGGIATRKKYKGV, from the coding sequence GTGAACATCAATACAGATGACAGATGCGTCCTGCTAGGAAGATATATCGCCGAACATCGGGCAACAGTACGCACAACGGCAAAAGTATTTGGAATCAGTAAAAGTACCGTACATAAAGATGTATCTGAAAATTTAAAAAAGGTAAATCCACAACTATATAAGCAAGTGAAAAAAATCCTAGAAATCAATAAACAGGAACGGCACATTCGAGGAGGCATAGCTACCCGTAAAAAATATAAGGGAGTTTAA
- a CDS encoding DeoR/GlpR family DNA-binding transcription regulator encodes MVLTQRYRQILDYIQEKKAVTVQQLCELLYASPATIRRDLSTLEKCHLIRRVHGGAVLYESDSNEPAASIRQNKNIYGKRRIGELAATLVKDCSTVFLDCSSTVYYAASSLLHICGLTVITNGLNCALLLSQQTNWDIFFPSGKIEVQSGSTTGSDTIDDIFRFYANIAFISCTGLTLDGVTEATVGQSRYKDAMLDRAEIKVLLCDHTKFGNRFFSKTCDIKKLDYIITDQKPPQNYMEQFEQDGCQLIYPDPADDH; translated from the coding sequence TTGGTCTTAACACAACGTTATCGTCAAATTTTAGATTATATCCAAGAGAAAAAGGCGGTTACTGTACAACAGCTTTGCGAACTGCTATATGCTAGCCCTGCTACCATACGTCGAGATTTATCGACCCTAGAAAAATGCCATTTAATCAGGAGAGTGCATGGGGGAGCTGTTTTATACGAAAGCGATAGCAACGAGCCAGCTGCTTCGATCCGGCAAAACAAAAATATATATGGAAAACGTAGAATTGGCGAGTTAGCTGCAACCTTAGTAAAGGATTGTAGTACTGTATTTTTAGATTGTAGCAGTACCGTTTATTATGCTGCATCCAGTTTGTTACATATTTGTGGATTAACTGTGATTACCAATGGTTTAAATTGTGCATTGTTGCTTTCCCAACAGACAAATTGGGATATCTTTTTTCCATCTGGAAAAATAGAAGTACAATCTGGGAGCACAACAGGAAGCGATACTATAGATGATATTTTTCGATTTTATGCCAATATTGCGTTTATTTCCTGTACTGGCCTTACGTTAGATGGTGTTACTGAGGCGACTGTAGGGCAGTCTAGATATAAAGATGCAATGTTAGACCGAGCGGAAATCAAAGTTTTACTGTGTGACCATACCAAATTTGGAAACCGGTTTTTTAGTAAGACATGTGATATTAAAAAACTGGATTATATTATTACTGACCAAAAACCTCCGCAGAATTATATGGAGCAGTTTGAACAGGATGGCTGCCAGTTGATTTATCCCGATCCAGCAGATGATCATTAA